A window of Candidatus Saccharibacteria bacterium oral taxon 488 genomic DNA:
AGCTTGATAAAAAGTTCAATATTCTTTCGAATTGGATCGCCGGTATCAAAAATCTCTTTCACGGATCTTGATAATTCCCATGCCATTTTGTCACCGTCAATCCTCTTGTATCTACCATTCTTTTCTTTGTAAAAATAATTTACTTTTTTGTACTCTAAATAGGCATGCGTTATTGCAGTCCAAGCGATAATCATTAGAACTGTAAAATTGCCAGTCCTGAATGAGCTCCTGGGATCATTGTATGTCGATATTGCCTGTGTGGCAGAGTCAATAGACTTATCTAATAATTCTTTAACGTTCCGTGGAAGTCTCCTGTTCATATTTTTATTATATCAAGTCTAGACCCTACTCTTTCTTGCAAAATACTTATACCAATCAGAGACGAGAATTGGTATGACAAACGAGGCGAGGCCGATGAGTGCGCCGTGCCAGAAGTTGATCGGTGTGATGTGGAGGATCGTGCCAAGTGGGCCGAAGAAGACGAGTAGCTGTAACATGATCGACAAGCTGATACCGGCGTAAAAACTGGCGTTCATGACCTTGAGGCGAGTGAAGATTGACTCGCTGTCGGAGCGGGCGTTGAAGGCGTTGGCCCACTGGCTGACCACTAGTGAGATAAAGGCCAGCGTCTGCGCGTAGTCGTGGCCGTAATGCTTCTCGAAAAAGATGTAGACCGCCAGCGCGATGACTGACATGGTGGCAGCGACGATGACCATCCGCCAGATCATTTGGCGGCTGAGAATCGGTGTGTCGGGGCGTTCTGGCGGGCGGTTCATGGCCTGCTTTTCGCCTGGCTCCAGGCCAAGCGGAATGACCATCGAGGTGTCGGTCACCAGATTAACCCACAGAATTTGTACTGGCTCCAGCGGCGTCTTGATGCCGATGAGCAGCGCGCCGAGCATGGTAATTAGCTCGCCGGTATTAGTCGATAGTAGATAAAACAGCATCCGGCGAATGTTGGCGATGATGGTGCGACCCTCACGCATGGCGTCGATGATGGTCTTGAAATTATCGTTGAGCAGGATGATATCGCCAGCGTCTTTGGCGATGTGCGAGCCCGACCCCATGGCCACGCCGACATGGGCGTTGGTCAGCGCCGGCACGTCATTGACGCCGTCGCCGGTCATGGCGGTGATGTGGTGCTTTTTGAGAATGGTCAGTAGGCGGTATTTTTGCTCGGGGATGACGCGGGAGAAGACCTTGGTTTTGGTGACGATGGCGTCCAGCTGATCATCAGACAACTTGGCCATGTCACGGCAGTCGAATACCTCGTTGCGGTTCTCGACCATGCCAAGTTCCCGGCCAATCTGATAGGCCGTCTCGAAATGATCGCCGGTGATCATCCGCACCGACACGCCCGCCTTCAGGGCGGCCCGGATGGCTCGCGGCGCCTCTGGCCGGAGTACGTCGGCCACGGCCACGAAGCCAGCAAGTGTCAGGCGCTGCTTGCCGAGCTGATCAAAGCCATCAATTATCTCGTCTAGCTCGCCCGTCGCCAGTCCAATCACCCGGTAGCCGCGGGCGGTCATCTCATCAAGCATTTGCCCGGCGCGCTTTTTAGTGCGGGCTGACACGCGACAGGCTGCCAGCATGGCTTCGGGCGCACCCTTAACGTACAAGCGAAACTGCCGGCCGTGATGCCAGATGGTGGCGGACATGGCATGGGCTTGACTGAATGGCAGGTCACGAACTGGTACGTGGCGCGGGCTGGCGCTCTGCTTGCGGGCGTACTCATTGAGGGCGATATCCAGCGGATCGTGGCTCTTGGCGTGAGCGCGGTTGACCACCAGCCCGATGATGCGGTCGATGTCCTCTGTCGCCTCGTCCGGCGTCCACGTTTGCTGAACGGTCAGTTTGTTCTTGGTCAGCGTGCCCGTCTTGTCGGTGGCGATGGTGGTGATGACGCCGATGGTCTCGATGGCGCGCATTTGATGCACCAGCGCCTTTTTGGCGGCCATCCGCCGCATCCCCAAGACCAGCACCACGGAAATGGCAATCGGCAAGCTCTCCGGCACGGCACTTACCGCTAGGGCCATGACAAAACGCAGACTCTCTAGTACATCCATGCCGCGCAGCAAACTCAGCCCAAAGGCGACGAGGGCGATAGCCGAGACAGCGGCGATGACTTTGGTGATCAGGGTGTCGATTTTTCGCTGGACTGGGCTTTGGGTCGATTCGCGCTTGGAAAGCATGGCGAGATTACCAAACTCTGTCTGATTGCCGGTGGCAACGACCACGCCGGTGCTGGTGCCGCTGACGACGAATGAGCCCTGAAACAGCATGTTGGTTTGCTCGTACATTTCTTTGGTGCCGGTGAGGGCGTCGGTTTGTTTGGAGATTGGCAGTGATTCGCCGGTCAGTTGCGCCTCGTCCACCCGCAAGTTGGCGCTACGAATGAGGCGGATGTCGGCGGGAACTTTCTCGCCCTCAGCCAGCGAGACGACGTCGCCCGGAACTAGCTGGCTGGCGTCGATGCGCGTGGTGCGATTGACGCGGTGGACGTCGACTTTTTGGGCGTCGTGACGGGACAGGCTGCGTAGCACACGGTCAGTTGAGAAGCGCTGAATGTAGAAAATAACGGCCGAGATGGCGGCGATGACAAAGATGATGATGGCGTCAATGGCCTCGCCGTGCCAGAGGCTGATGATGGCGGCGATGAGCAGGACGAGCATAAAAATGTCGAGGAATGGCTCGAGAATGATGCGCCAGAGCGGTTCGGATTGGATTTTGATGATGTTGAGGCCATAGCGTTTTTGGCGGCGCTGGACTTCGGCCGCGCTCAGGCCGCCATCCGAGGAACTAAGTCGCCGCAGCGCCTCGTCGCTTGATGATTGATAAAAATGCATATGGTTATTATAGCGTGAAGTGCTGTTTGGGGGAAATGGTAGCAAGCGGCTTGGGGTATAGCTTGAAATGGTGGGTAATCATCGTACCTAGTTATAGCTGAGGTCGCTATTCTGCAACAGTTAACTACAGGCAAAAAGGTGCGCCTCCGGCTTTTGCCTCGCGCACCTCTTGCTTGAGATGGGGGTTTTATGATTCTATCATCGTCGGTCGACCCGGTCGCTCCACGTACCGTAAGTGACGTGGGCTGCACCAGGCCTGACGCTATGCCCGTAGCTTCTTATCCTTCAGCTTCAACACCACATCTGCCTGCTTAGCCAGCTGTTTACTGTGAGTGACGACGATGACGCATTTGTCATTTTCGTGGGCGGCCTGGCGTAGGATGTCGATGATGTCGGCGGCGGTGGTTTCGTCCAGGTTGCCAGTTGGCTCGTCTGCCAAGATGATCGGTGCGGATGATACCAACGCTCGTCCGATCGCCACACGCTGTTGCTGACCGCCAGACAGTTTCATGACGTTGCGGTGAATGTGATCGTCGTCCAGACCCATGGCATGCAACGTTTCGTTGGTAGCCTTGGAATTAACCAATTTCAAGTTTTCTAGCGGCGTCAAGTAGTCGATCAGGTTATAGTTCTGAAATACCAGCGAGATATTGTGCTTGCGATGATGCGAGTAGCCCTGCTCTGCGATGTCTTCGTCGTCGAACAAAATCTGCCCGCCAGTCGGCGTGTCTAGCCCCGCTAGTAGCCCCAGTAGCGTCGATTTACCAGCGCCAGAACTACCGACGATGGCGTAGAATTTGCCTTTTTCAAATTGATAATTGATCCCATTCAGCACATTACTGGTGCCGTCGGCGTATGAGTAAATGATATCGCGTAAAGTAAGTATTGACATAATAACTCCTAACTTAATTTTGCTAAAATTTGCTTTGGTGATTGGCGCATGATTGGCGCGGTGGCAGCGATGGCTGATAGCAGAACGACCATGTAGCCGAAGGCGAAAGCCTCTAGGTAGGTCGCTACTGGCGCGGCTTGCACCGCAGCCTTTTCTATGCGCTGGCTTTGGTCGGTTTGCGCTGTGAGGGCGGTAGAAATCTGCGACGAGGCGACCGAACCGATGGCGAGCGCAAACACCGAACTGACTGCGGCAATGATGGCGAGTTCCGCCAAGAACTGCCCGATGATCTGCCGCTTCGACGTGCCGATAGACAGCAAGATGCCAATTTCATGCAAGCGACCGCGTACCCAGAACACCAGCACCAGCGACAGCACCGCCAACCCTGCCCCGGCCGCACCGATAGTGGCAATTGTCAAAATGTTTTGAATGCCAGCGATGTTTTGGAGAATGCCGGCGAATACCGCCCCGTTGTCGGTCAGGCTGAATTTCTGCCAATCGACGTTTGGTAGGCTTTTGGCGCGGTCCGTTAGTGACTTCAGTTGATGCGGATGTTCGGCGAAATACGTCGCTCGCGTTAGCTGCTGGCTACCCGTCAGCTGCTGCGCTGCGGCCAAATTAGTAATGAGATGATTCTCCGCCATGTCGGACTGTAAGACCGCTGGCTTTTCGCCTTTGCCGCTGAAAATTCCTGCGACAGTCACCGTCACCCGCCGGCCGTCTTTGGTGATGTCCAGCTTGTCGCCTGGCTTGATATTATTTTTTTCGGCGAACGTTTTGTGAATCAGCACCGCGTTTTGATCGTGCTCGGTCAAGTGCTTACCCTGCTCTAGTTGATAGAATCGACCGGTGAACTCGCCGAGCAGATCGCTCTGTGTTGCGCCCGTGACCTTCGCCTCGCCAGCCACGTTAGCGTCCAGCTGCACGCCGCTGCCTGCCGTGTCAATCAATTGTTTACCCGGCAGTCCTGCAGCGGTTTCTGCCTGGAAATTGTGCGCTTTGACCTTGTCCAGGCGCTGCACCCGCTGCGCTATATCCATCGGCACCTCGCCCGACGGCTGCTTGCTAGCGATACTAAAACCAGCGCGGATATTACGCTCGACCGATCGCTTCAGCTGCGCCATCGTCTGCTGTACCGTCAGCGTGCCGATCAGCAGCGTGAAAATCAGCGTCATGATCAGGGCGATGGTCAGGCTGCGACGCCGTTTGCGCGCCACAGCCGTCCAGGCTCGTTTGATAATCGTCATCGTTCGCCCCTAATCCACTTCGGTTAGTAATTCTTTTGGCGTTGATTGGGTAATCGGCCGCGAAGCCAGTAGCACCGCAATGATAATCACCGCCAGTCCAGCGCCCCACACCGCCAGCAGATCCGTCGGTTGCACGCCAACCGTCACCTTGTCGAGCGTGCGTGATGACGTCACCGAATCAGCATCAGCACCGAGCGACGCACCGTTCAAGGAGCTGCCAGCTTGACGCGTGGCATTCTGCGCCGCCTGCGATACCACGTGATCGCCCATTTGTTGAGCAATCAGCCCTGCAGTAAAGTACGACGCACCAAAGCTCAACACCGCGATCATCACTAGCTCAGCAATATATTGCAGCACAATCTTTGACTGCGGCACGCCCGTCGCCAAGAGTACGCCCGCTTCGCGCTTGCGCTCGTTCATCCACAAATACAGCACCATGCCAATCACTGCGACACTGACCAGCGCCGTCGCCCACAACATGCCGTCGATCAGGCCGTACACGCCGTTCACCGCACCAGTCACGCCAGCCAGTTCCTGACTATTCTTATTCAATTGATACTTTTGCCAATTGACCGGCAATTTATTTGCCCGCGCCATCACCTCATCCAACTGTTTGGTGCCCTTGGTAAAGAACGTAGCGTCCTGGTAAATCTCATTTTGCTCGGTATAGGCATTCAACTGGCGGGTCGTCGCGAGGTCGGTCAAGAACAAATTCTCGAACAGCTCCACCTGATACGTCGCCTGCTTTGGGTTCTTGCCGTTAAATATACCGACGATTTCCACTTCAACCTCGTCCTTGGATGGATGCTCGTTGTCGGTGTCATACTGGTTAGCCTTTAACTTAATTTTACTGCCAAGTTTCAGGTTGTTGGCCTTGGCGAAGTCTTCGTGCACCAAAATCTTGCGAGAATCGTTCTCGGTGATGTGCCGGCCAGCGATGAGCTTGAGCGACTCGGCCCGGAACTTCTTCTCGGACTCAGATTTATTGACGCCGATGATGGTGGCGGCGTTGCCAAATTGTTTGTCTTTTTGGGCATCATAGCCGCTGCCGCCGCTTGGTAGTGGCACCAGTTTGGTATTGATAAAATCGACCGTGGCGTTCTGGCGCTTGACATAGTCCGTCACACCCTCCAGGTTCTTCACCGCGTCGATGTCTTTGTTTGATACCGTTCCTGAGCCGCGGGCTGTTCCCGGATTGGTGCGCGGATTATTGCCCAGCGTGAAGCCGGCCTTGAGCGTTTTGTCCAGCGACTGCGCTGCCGCATCGGTCGAATGCTTGATGGCAAATCCACTCAGCATAATCGTCGACATACACAGCAAAATCGCCAGCAAAATCAGCGTTTTGAGTTTTTTCCTGGTGATATACAACCAGGCACGTTGTACAAATGACATAGATCTCCTTTCTTGGTTCTATGTCAGTTTAGCAGGGGTGTGTGAAGGGAATGTGAAATTGCCGATGTAATCACAACGGATTATTTTTCACTAATCAATAGATGAGGACAAAAATATTAATTTAACACCTTAGAGTTACTTAGTCTGTCATTATACTTCAGGACAAAATGTCTTAATGGATGATGACATTTTTAAGTTGTGATTGCTTATTTCTTCTCAAGCTCAGCTTTTGCGGCAATATGCATAGAGATGGTGCTACTTTTGAACCTCGATGACGTGAACGCCGAGACGTTCCTTGTGCGGCGGGTAGATCTTGTGAAGGAGGCGAAGCGCTTCCTCTTTGCTTTTCGCCTGCGGCACGATCTGCTGCCATGACTCAGCCGCCAGCATGTCGGCGAATTTACTGTAGATTCGAATTGACTTGATTCGCACCACACCGGACGCATGTCCGTTTTCCAGCTGCAACGGCTGACCCTCCTTAAGGCGCTTGATGCTGTTGTAGCCGATGCGGACTTCTAAAGTCTTGCGGCCTGACATGATTGCGTCGTAGTACGGCCGCTTGATGCGCATCTTACGCATAGACACTCCTTCCTTGTTGAGACTAAATCCCCACTGCTGAACAGTGACGTCTGGCGCATAGCCTTCGGGAAACAAGCCTTCAATTGTCCAGCTATGGCGCTGGAGACAGGCGACCTGCCACGGCTCGGGGACGATATGGACATACAGCTTACGACCATAACTGGCTAATAATCGCGGCAAGTTAGCTACCAGCACTTCGAAAACAGCCTCTGATTTTGCTACCAACGGCATGATTTTAATCGGCCGGCCTTTCTTTGGGGTTGCAACGACAACGCCAACGACCTTCCTATCCTGCTCGGCGATGAAAATGAGCTTATGCTTAGCGTTGACATCTCGGCTCTCACGCCGTTGGTAGCTAGCAAATAGCGCATCCACCCATGCATCATCTACGCTATTAAAGTCACTGCCCACTCGCGATAGGATCAGTTGGCGCGCCGCTGCAGCGTGCTTTTTCTCGTCAAACGGGACAATTGAAATATCTGACAAATCAGGAGTTAGGTCCTGACCCAGTGGCTTGTATAGCATGTGCTCGTCGATACCAGGTTTATAATGATCTTGCGCCTTACCAGCCAGATGAAAGCCTTTGCGCAATAGAAACTTGAGCGTGGCTTGGTTTTGGGCGGCCACTGTACAGTAGAGTTGCCGAGCGTGGTGTTTGCAAGCGAAATCCTCAGCATGACGAAGCAACTTACTGCCAATGCCAAATTGGCCGCGATATTCTGGCGCAACGATGAGCGGACTAATTTTAACTGTTCCCTGCTTCTTGACAACTAGATGAATCATTCCACCGGGATGATGATTGACTTCTGCAATAAATATGTATTGCAGAAGTGAAAACTGCCCGACAGAATCGACGTTGCCATTGATATGCGCGGTAAAAATCCGCCGTGCATGAGCTCGATGATCACCATCGTAAAATGATTTAAGCGCTTCTGTCATTAGGCGAGACACGAAATCAAAATCGCCTGTTTTAGCTTTACGGATAGCTACAGTGACTGACGATTTCTTATATCGGTGCATTAGTTTATTGTCTTATACCCTATACAATAATACAAGTTATCTATCGCTATACATGCGTAATTTATGGCTATAGCTAGTCAAATTGGTACAAGTACAGACCGTAACCACTACTAAGGCGCGAAACATTCCGCCTCACCCATTACTTTTGGGTGGTTTATGTTCCTGCTTTTGGCACTGGGGTGTCTTATGTTTTTGCTAAATAACCTCTCAACATCACAAATCCATCAACCGCCTCAATTGCCGCCAAGTACTCTTTCCACTCCTCATCATTCAATTCTGCCAAACTACGGCCAGGAAATCTCGGATGCCCATAAATATATAACAATTCCGTCCAGCCATGGAGATTATCGCCGCGCGGCTCATTAATGATGAACCCTTCTTCATCAGCCACGAAGATGTGGTCTTCTTTACCGTCAAAATAACCAACCGCAAAAGAAAAGATAGCCCGGCGGTCAGTTTCGCCTTGCATTAATTTGATGATACCGGGATAACTAAAACTGTCCAGCAGCAACTTAACAAATGGCCCTGGAAAGCCCTTCAATGCCGGGATGAAAAAACCGCGATCATCAACGATCAGGCGCTTGCTTGGAAAAGCTTTTTTAGCTTGTGCCAGTTTACTTTTGGCAATTGTTTGAATATCTAACCCCCGCCCCTCGTCAAAATCATAGTCAAGTTGCTGTAGGTCAATGCCAAGCGGTTGGAGGAGTTTCTGGAGGCTAGTGAACTTTTGGTGATTGGAGGTGATGAAGTGAATCGGACGGGATGGATTTGTCATGATATAAGTATACGATAAGATTTTAGGAATTTATACTTTGTAAGAACTTATCAAAACACCTTAATAGGTTATTTTCTAGGTCAAAATTTTTCAAAGCAAAGTTATGTGCAGATGTCAGCATACGATTACGGTCATTTAGACTCATACTACATACATTAACTAAAGTTGACATTAGTGATTCAGACGAACTTCTTTCAAATATTAAACCAGTTATTCTGTTAGATACCTGATACGGCAAGCCACCAGCATTACTACATATGATTATAGCTTTAGCTTTTGGATCAAAAAAGGTCTCGCTTGGAATTAAGCCAAAAGGCTCATTTAAAGACGGTACTACTATTGCAATAGTTTTATTGTGTCTTCTAATAAATTTGGGGAAATATGGGTCAAACTCTGTATGGATTTCAAGGCTAACATTTTTTCTCTTTGCCAATTCTACAAGACTGGCTTTATATTTTTCTGACTCAATTGAGTCTGTATTTGCATTCAGTAGTAATCTATAATGATTATTTGGGAGAGCTGACATAGCGTTAACAAGGGTATGGAATCCCTTATATTTTATTGAACGACCATATGCACAAATGACTTTTCTATCATCGGTATCTAAATGCCATTTCTTTTCGAGATATTTTG
This region includes:
- a CDS encoding FtsX-like permease family protein; amino-acid sequence: MSFVQRAWLYITRKKLKTLILLAILLCMSTIMLSGFAIKHSTDAAAQSLDKTLKAGFTLGNNPRTNPGTARGSGTVSNKDIDAVKNLEGVTDYVKRQNATVDFINTKLVPLPSGGSGYDAQKDKQFGNAATIIGVNKSESEKKFRAESLKLIAGRHITENDSRKILVHEDFAKANNLKLGSKIKLKANQYDTDNEHPSKDEVEVEIVGIFNGKNPKQATYQVELFENLFLTDLATTRQLNAYTEQNEIYQDATFFTKGTKQLDEVMARANKLPVNWQKYQLNKNSQELAGVTGAVNGVYGLIDGMLWATALVSVAVIGMVLYLWMNERKREAGVLLATGVPQSKIVLQYIAELVMIAVLSFGASYFTAGLIAQQMGDHVVSQAAQNATRQAGSSLNGASLGADADSVTSSRTLDKVTVGVQPTDLLAVWGAGLAVIIIAVLLASRPITQSTPKELLTEVD
- a CDS encoding GNAT family N-acetyltransferase, which encodes MHRYKKSSVTVAIRKAKTGDFDFVSRLMTEALKSFYDGDHRAHARRIFTAHINGNVDSVGQFSLLQYIFIAEVNHHPGGMIHLVVKKQGTVKISPLIVAPEYRGQFGIGSKLLRHAEDFACKHHARQLYCTVAAQNQATLKFLLRKGFHLAGKAQDHYKPGIDEHMLYKPLGQDLTPDLSDISIVPFDEKKHAAAARQLILSRVGSDFNSVDDAWVDALFASYQRRESRDVNAKHKLIFIAEQDRKVVGVVVATPKKGRPIKIMPLVAKSEAVFEVLVANLPRLLASYGRKLYVHIVPEPWQVACLQRHSWTIEGLFPEGYAPDVTVQQWGFSLNKEGVSMRKMRIKRPYYDAIMSGRKTLEVRIGYNSIKRLKEGQPLQLENGHASGVVRIKSIRIYSKFADMLAAESWQQIVPQAKSKEEALRLLHKIYPPHKERLGVHVIEVQK
- a CDS encoding ATP-binding cassette domain-containing protein, which gives rise to MSILTLRDIIYSYADGTSNVLNGINYQFEKGKFYAIVGSSGAGKSTLLGLLAGLDTPTGGQILFDDEDIAEQGYSHHRKHNISLVFQNYNLIDYLTPLENLKLVNSKATNETLHAMGLDDDHIHRNVMKLSGGQQQRVAIGRALVSSAPIILADEPTGNLDETTAADIIDILRQAAHENDKCVIVVTHSKQLAKQADVVLKLKDKKLRA
- a CDS encoding HAD-IC family P-type ATPase → MHFYQSSSDEALRRLSSSDGGLSAAEVQRRQKRYGLNIIKIQSEPLWRIILEPFLDIFMLVLLIAAIISLWHGEAIDAIIIFVIAAISAVIFYIQRFSTDRVLRSLSRHDAQKVDVHRVNRTTRIDASQLVPGDVVSLAEGEKVPADIRLIRSANLRVDEAQLTGESLPISKQTDALTGTKEMYEQTNMLFQGSFVVSGTSTGVVVATGNQTEFGNLAMLSKRESTQSPVQRKIDTLITKVIAAVSAIALVAFGLSLLRGMDVLESLRFVMALAVSAVPESLPIAISVVLVLGMRRMAAKKALVHQMRAIETIGVITTIATDKTGTLTKNKLTVQQTWTPDEATEDIDRIIGLVVNRAHAKSHDPLDIALNEYARKQSASPRHVPVRDLPFSQAHAMSATIWHHGRQFRLYVKGAPEAMLAACRVSARTKKRAGQMLDEMTARGYRVIGLATGELDEIIDGFDQLGKQRLTLAGFVAVADVLRPEAPRAIRAALKAGVSVRMITGDHFETAYQIGRELGMVENRNEVFDCRDMAKLSDDQLDAIVTKTKVFSRVIPEQKYRLLTILKKHHITAMTGDGVNDVPALTNAHVGVAMGSGSHIAKDAGDIILLNDNFKTIIDAMREGRTIIANIRRMLFYLLSTNTGELITMLGALLIGIKTPLEPVQILWVNLVTDTSMVIPLGLEPGEKQAMNRPPERPDTPILSRQMIWRMVIVAATMSVIALAVYIFFEKHYGHDYAQTLAFISLVVSQWANAFNARSDSESIFTRLKVMNASFYAGISLSIMLQLLVFFGPLGTILHITPINFWHGALIGLASFVIPILVSDWYKYFARKSRV
- a CDS encoding FtsX-like permease family protein, coding for MTIIKRAWTAVARKRRRSLTIALIMTLIFTLLIGTLTVQQTMAQLKRSVERNIRAGFSIASKQPSGEVPMDIAQRVQRLDKVKAHNFQAETAAGLPGKQLIDTAGSGVQLDANVAGEAKVTGATQSDLLGEFTGRFYQLEQGKHLTEHDQNAVLIHKTFAEKNNIKPGDKLDITKDGRRVTVTVAGIFSGKGEKPAVLQSDMAENHLITNLAAAQQLTGSQQLTRATYFAEHPHQLKSLTDRAKSLPNVDWQKFSLTDNGAVFAGILQNIAGIQNILTIATIGAAGAGLAVLSLVLVFWVRGRLHEIGILLSIGTSKRQIIGQFLAELAIIAAVSSVFALAIGSVASSQISTALTAQTDQSQRIEKAAVQAAPVATYLEAFAFGYMVVLLSAIAATAPIMRQSPKQILAKLS